The region AAGATTTTCTCGGAAAAACCCTTTGGAAGTTTGGCTTAAGTTGTGGCTTGGACGGTCATTATTTCAGATTGAACAAATTGGCACTCTAGCCTAGGGCTAGGCAAGACGCCTATTCAATTACGTGTTAAATAACCAAATCAAAATGGGTGTGGGTATCGCCTTTATACTAGCCAAGTCCTCTAAATTAGGGCCTAAAATAAATTCAAGTCcaactttttcttttatttattgattaggCCTAGGCGCCTATATGTAAAATCGGTACTCACTGattctttttcttgaaaaattttgtgatttcatCCCCTCTCATGCTTCTGTCCAACTCTGGCCGACAGCTGCATAGGATCGTGTACATGCAAATCCGGAGCGAGTTGTCTGATGATTGATGTCTGCGCTCCGTTACTGCATAACTATGGCCTCGTCCTCACCGCCGCTACGGGGTGCATGTCGGctcctagacagctggcagcccaGCTTTCAGTTAGACTATACTAATACTAACTTCGCAATACATGTGAGTgctggcagctgtctgttttgaggagtttttaaacattttaaaattcattttatatctcctcgtacacagacggctcgcgattgtgcagccaccattagggggttaacaatgcaaaattccCCTAAGGGGCTTATCGATTTTTGTCGttatatcataaaaatatataaaaagaactggaccaaaataaagattattattccatttggcctgaaatgcaccaaaaaacggggaaaattaatcataaaaggaaaaaaacagtgacttattTCGGCTGTCCcgcaactcccacttccctggtttatccgaacttaatacataaacatatggccattgagttcATATACAGATCAAgatagaacttcggtctctgtaattggtgagtggagccaacataGTTCAGTAGGATAACCaatataacagagaccgaagcttttggtctagtcgGCTCCATGCACTTCTGTACACAGCTACAGTGCACAAACAAAGTCAATCGAGACGGGGAGCGTTTCACAAGGAGTTTTTCGGTGGTTTGCAACATCAGATTTGCTTTCCGCCAATCGCATGCAAGGGTTTGCCATAGCTTATAACATCCCTctgtaaacaaacaaaatcactgacaaaactcttTTTTGAAAcacaaaatcactgacaaaactcttTTTTGAAACACTCCCTAGCCTGCCTTTTGACCACTTGGTGTAATGCAGGCTTCATCAAAGTATCAACCTTGGGGCATTGACAGACAAACCTCAGGGATTAACACTTTTGTCTTCTGTATGCTAGTCTTTTTTCTCGGACAAATAAGCAATTTGCTGCACTTGTTTCAATTGGATTTCCACttagtttttatttattaacttttttggggggttgcgAATTCTTTATAATAATCTTATATCTACGactgtatgtaggcctattatcagtttgatttttatgaatacTATAAAGGTCGTCTGAACCCTCTCCCCcgccaaaataaagaaaaaaaaatgttaacaggaaaaaaaaattacctcttGCTTTAGTTTGAAACCGATCTGTGAATCGATTGCGAATGGAAGGAAGAAAATGCTGGAAATATTAATGTGATTTGTGATGGGTGTTGTATCCTTTTTGTGCATGTGCGGTCATGAAtagaatgaaaatttgaataaactatTGGATCGATCAGAATTTAAATTTGTGATGGAATGGTGgcgtgatgatgataacgattatGATCAACTCAattttggcatgtgtgaaagatAGAAGTATTGATGTTATTAAATGAGATAAAGAGAATTGATGTCTGACCAGGAcaagagaagagagaaaaagaaaaaagatgggAAGTTCAAGACTTGGAAAAGAAGAGGATGTTAATTGTTTGTAGTAACAGAGGGGGAGAGCCAAAAGAGGAGTGGTGAAGGGGAGAGGATGGCCAATTGGAAAGAGAGAATGGGAAATTAAGGGGCTGTGgagatgaagaaaaacaaaatcaagaaagaaagaggcGGGGAATAAGAAGTCAAGGGGGGGTAGACAACAAGTGGAGATTCACAAGAGGGAGAAAACAAGGCATGTAGGGTCGTTAaagaagagagggggagagagagttcaacacaatgaacacaataagaaaaattatgaggtcaacaaactttgaacctTTGACGAACACAAGTTGATGTGAGCGGTTAACGAAAGGGGCGAATCTGAATGTGAATGATTGTGGCAAAATTGGTgggaaaattatgcaaatttccttgACTGTTTCAGCAGGGAATTGAGTGCTTGGAACTTGGGGCATGTACACACATTTAGCAAAGTACCAGTGACTAGGTGCAGTATAGCATTTGGTATTACTGACTAAAATTGATTTCAGCATGGAGATAGGATTGATTGTCCCACATTCTTGCTGAGATAATTTCGCGCACATGCACAGGTAACCCGTCTCGTTGGGGAGAGAGCTAGAGAGAGAGCATGATCGTATacattttggtggaaaaacatGTTGGCAAACTTTTTACTCAGATCTGTCTTAGTTGGGACTTGAGatacaataatttcttattttctctttacaTCCAGGAAAGGAAATATAAGATTGAGCAGTGAAACAAAATGGCAGAAGTCCAGGCAGTTAGTCCTGCTGGTAGCCGAAGCTTCATTGAACCCCGCCCACCCTCTCAGTCAGGTTCTAGGTCATCATCAAGGGTAGGATTCACCGAGGGTGCTCACAGCAGACACAGTTCAGGAAGAATTAAATATGTACCCAGTCACCGTCCAACTTCCAATGCCAGGTCTACTCCATCGTCCTCGGAGAGACCTCCTTCTGTACGGTCCTTGAGGGAAAAGAAAGATTTAAATGAGTACTTGAGTCCGATCGTCAAAACAGCCGTGAGGAGATGGAAGCGTTTCCATGAGCAAAAGGTGATAGAGCGCTTCAAGGAGAGACGAGAATCCAAGAAGCAACGTGTGAAGGATAtcaaggaagaaaagaagagacttgcccgTCGTATTCCCATCGATACCTTGGCTGTTGAATGGCtcaacaaaaatgaattaactGTGGACGCTAGGGCTTATTTATTGGATAAACTGCTGCCAACACTTATCTTAGGCATTGAAAAGTTGCTCATGGAGGCCGAGAGGAGAGATCTGACAGAGAAAAATGAGGCAAATCCAAATTTCAATCCTCTGAACTATTTGGCACAATACCTGATGAGGAACAATCCTCGTTACAGCAATTTCCCAGAAGCTTCACCATATATCAGGGGAATGCAAGAAGTCACAGATGAACTCAAGCAATTTGTCTTTTCATTTGAAGACAATAGGTTAGTAGTTTTCTCTAACATTTCTTCTTTACTACCAGAAAATAAATGACTAAGAAGCCTGATCTGAATGATTTAAGAAGAATTGTTTAAAGAAACACAACAAATCACAACTATAAGTTTCATTGGAGTAAATTTTAATGTAAGCACCATATCATGATGGTAACTCCAAAGATATGATCTGCTGAGTTCATGGAAACTAGAATTTGATATTTGCTGATTAATATGTAGTTGCAATCTCAATGAAAGCTAGATCCAGTTGTGTAAAATATGATTTCTACAATTTTATAACATGGTCAAATATCTCAGAATTACTAGTATTCAAGGAAAACTAGGATTTTGTTGTGCTACCTTGTGTATGTATTTGGAGAAATGTTTCCCTCTTTATCTGTTAAACATTTAATTGGTTATGAGGTAAATTTCATGTCAGATACTTCATACACTAGAGAGCGTTTATTAAAAAATCTTGTGATTTTCACTCACAACtgttttaagctactgaaaaccTTGCACCTGAATGGCCGAGGGTaaattttgtctgaaaatcACTGGCAAGATGCttttatgaaatacatgtatttcctcaGTAGTAATCATGGAGCCACATGTATGACCATCAGTCAAAAGTAAGGTTTACTTACCATCAACAttctttgttattctttgttttatctTATTGAACTGTTTTTTACCAGGCTTGCTAGAGTCAAAGCAGAAACCAGGAGGAAGCGGGAGCACATAGAACGTACAGAAGCCTTGAAGACACAGGAAAAGAGTCGTAGATCTGCTCATATTCGCAGGCACTACAAAGATTGGCTCCTTGATCCGGAAGGCTTGGTAGAGCAGAGGGCTATTCAAAATTCATTAACATCCTTCAAAGAAGTCCTAGAAAACTTGCCAGAAGAATTCAAGAAaggtgacaaaatatttttaaagtcgAAGAAGTCTGCCAAGCTTTAATGTTTTAAGCCTTTATGCAAGACAGTTACTCtttaaatatttattctgattgtctttcttttttctttcttacttttttgtCAAGAAGAGATGCATTgtttgattattatcattacaaatattttaccAATTCCTTTCATGCAATCGGAATAAAAATTGGAGAGCTTTCTGTCCAAAATACTCGAATATATATTGTAATATGAAGAAATATTCTCTAATAAAGGAGAGTAATTAATATGAATGTATTTGCTATTATATTTGGTACATCATTTTCAAACATTAAATTGATATATTAGGATTACCAAGAtttgaaatacatttaatattttaattataatttaaggaaaaattttgaaaatataagaaagtaTTCATATCAGTAAATCATTATCAATGCTCAATACTAACATATTCTATAGCTTCTATGCTTTTGGTAAATGTAGGTCATAAGATTattgatatcaatttcattttccctcATACAGCGTCCAGCTTCCTCACAGAACTTGAGAAATTAGATGCAAGTGAAGAGCAGTTTAATGAGGAAGATTTTGCACAGGTAAAACTATTTATGACTTAGTTTTCTTACAACACTAACCCTTATCTGTATGTCCATTTTCATGAAAGTGTCTTAAAAGGTATAAAGATTTGGAGTATAATGGGTGACTTCGTATGGTGTTGATTTGAAAATGCCTGCTGAACCAAACTCCAACATTGAGCTGGGTTCAGAAGTATGGATGGTGTTTGGCTCAGAATGACTTTCTCACCTGTTTTACCTCAGTGATCCAAATGTACCACAGTTTATTCTTTGAAACTTGTTACTGACAGCCAGACTTACAGGCATATGAATTACCCAGATATGATGGGTCTGCTCTATTGCAAATGATAActtagagaatttttttttcttttacacaatcaaagaaaaatatgttttctgacCTAATTAAAATGATTATGGCATACTTTAATTCACTGCTTTCTTTTCAAACTTTCCTTTGTAGTATCTCAAAAACTATGTCCTGAAGTTGGCCCCAGAACTTTATGATGCACTTATGGGTCACATGGCGCAGTGTGCCTTGGCCTATAGACATGCTGCTGTGCTTGAGGCAAGACGGGACATTCTTATGTCACTCTTCAGTGATATCGACCATGCTGACGTGGGTATTTTAAATAGACATAGAGTACTGGGACTCTTTGAGAACTTTTGGGAGAATGTGCCTTGGTCCCTCAAGCGTCATTTGAGAAATccaagaaaatgtaagaaagtCATCCTTCACTTTGTAATGTActtattcttttgaatattaCATTGTTTAGTATCTGTCACCAATATCCATTTCTGTTTCTTGTTGGCattataaatcattttcatatttcattactttCTGAATTATCTTCCTAACCAAACCAgaatcatttgtattttataatttaaAGAAGAGTagtgtgacaaaataaagtttTTCATCTTGGATGATACATTTGCATGCCGGTTTATAGTTTTATACCACTGGGATCTTGAgcttgtaacattttttttccatgtaaattttttttaatgatatgtgATGCTAgcataatacaatattttttagtaGCATCATTGTGCTGCCAAGTGAGACTGCTCTTTGGAAATGTGGAAAATTGATTGGTATCAAACTGACATTTCTTTTATAgtgattataattttcaattgttttcaaCCAGGGCCTGTGATAGAGCTCACTGAGACTGATGATACAGAGAGTCTTATCTCCGAAGGGAGCTCCATCTCCTCTGTAAAGAGCAGCATGAAGGAATCTGAGCCTACTGCACCTTCAGAAGGAACTGTTCAGGAGGAGACGACGGGGGAGGTTGGGGCGGCTCCAGTAGTTGATGGGGGAGAAGCTCCAGAAGAGGGGATAAAGGATGAGGTAAAACAAGATGATGGTCCTACTGTTGGTGAAGGGGAGGGGTCAAAGTCTGAGGGTGTGGCACCTGGTGGAGAGGGTGTGACAACTGGTGGAGAGGGTGTGGCACCTGGTGGAGAGGGTGTGGCACCTAGTGGAGAGGGTGTGGCACCTAGTGAGATGGATGCAACAGTGAATGGGGAAGGTGTGGCAACGGGTGATGAGGGTAGTAAAGAGAGTGTTGAAAAGGAGGGAGGAGAGGATACGAAAGAGGGAGAGGCAACACTTGTAGATGAAAACAATGCCAAAGAGGCAACAGATAATAGCAACAAGGAAACAGCCGATGACACAAACACTAGGGTGGAGGAAAACAAAGATTCAGAGACTCAAGACTCTGCTGAGCAGCAGGTAGAATCAGAACCAGCCAAGGAGGAGAGTGCAAGTGGAGCAGGCACAGGAAGTGATGACAAACCGGTAGAAACTACAGAAGGCAAAGAAACAACAAAACCTGAAGAAGCAACAGAAGTGACAGCTAAGGAGGACACCCCTCGAGCAGAAGAAGCATCATCCGctgaagaagaaaagatgaagGATGGTGGAGGTGATGAGGTTCTCATGGCAACAGAAACTGTCATCCAGGAGAATCTTGTGCCAGATGATGCACAGAAACCGGTGGAGGTGAATGCACCTTATAATGTCACAGATTGCTGTGTAAATTTGCTATTCCACCACCTGACTTTGCTGTGTTGCACTATCTTTAATAATCAAACACTATTTTTATGTGTGGTAACACTTGCTTTTCTTTGCGTGTGCATATAGAAATGGTTCTATTACTGCTCTGTCATTAACTGAAAACTCTtcactttctctttttctcttcttatttgAACTATCATGTCCGCAATGGTATGTGTGTGGAAATATGTTTGCATTTATGTTGGTAAGTGTTTaattaatttagaaaaaataagGGGTAATTATGAAACAACTAATGTTTTTACACATCGACTTCTTTCATAAAAATACTTCTTGCCTTTAAATTCATACACAgattaacaaacaaaatattaatcatGTGCATAGATAAGGAAATGAATCCTGGTTATTGATTCATGTATAAAACCAATGAGACACACGTTAATTGCTGAGATTGCTTAGATTTTACGTGGTTCAATTTAGTAGGCAGTCAAAGGTGGCAAATACAAAATACTTTAAATTTCAGACACTGACTGAAATTCACCAGAGATATGGattaaaatgtcaaatgaaCTAGCACACATgcagatacatgtagtttgaatcTATAATTAATCAGTTTCAGGACTATATCATTTGCTGCTAACACTGAACTTGTATAAGGGAGACCTGAAGAATCTGTGATCTTATTGAATGGATCAAAGCGAGAAATTATAAAACTTCATTATAAAACTTCCCCAGCAAGCCTTTAACATTCCACTCGATTCCATTGTCCATGGCGGACAAGCAAAGCAAGTTGGATTAATACCTTTGCTGTTGAACTCGTAATCATTCCTCCAAACAGCATGCATGTCATCCATGACACAGTGTGCAAATACATTTAATTCAGATTATTGTAGAATTATTTAAGTTTATtctgattaatattttatgctaatttatgcatgaaatttAAATAGTTTGATCCAAACTGATGAATATAGCCCCTTGAGCTCCTAATTTTTGGTTGAAGTGGAATTCAGATCAAAGGTACAATCAGTATCAGCATGTTTTCATATGAATTTGATtggttaagaaaaaaaattacatatttgtAGTGTATACTATGGATATATTTGGCCCATCATAACTACATGAAATtagttgattttaatcagtaaaagtgaTAATAAAGATGACATAAAAGTCTATTTGGGTGGTGacatattttggaaaaatactGGGGGTGCATTTAGGCAAATTCTTTTGGCTAGTCTTCAttaaaatgaaggtgattttttttatgttttctctTAGCTTTCCTGAATGCATGCCCAAATTATATCATTTCATATGTTTGCACAGGTTTATATCCTTCATAATATAATCAgctcaaatcttaacctaacattttgaaatacttttaaatagatgtaggcctacattttacaATGCTTGCATCCCTATCTCATAAAATAATGCATTAAATGCTTGTGCATCCTTTATTTAATCACCGCTTACCATCTAATCAACAGGCACTTACGTGTCCATATTTGATCCtatatcaggaaaaaaaaagacatttgcTGAGTCAATCAATGCCTTTTGTTAATGTTACAATAAATGTACTCAGTATTACATAACTTGAAGTAAACTATCTCTTGAACTTGCCTATTTTGTGACCCACCTTTTGTAATTTGTAGAGCATTTTGGCTTGGCAACTTTAAAATGGAGTATTAgaattttacttaaaaaaatgaaaattatcattgtgtATTTGTTCATCCAAAGAATGTCAAATGTAAATTTTGCTGCATACATGATACTGTATAAGTCATTCCTTAAGTATGGTATATAAGATGTCGGACTTGCTATACTAGTATACTGTTACTGGTATATTGCTGTATTATAAGAAGCCATGGTAACCTTCTGCATCATCTTGGTATCCTATCAGGAATCAGAACAAGCTGAGAAGACTGCAGAGCCTGTCAAATCAGAGGATCCTGCTGCACCTGTAGCAGAGACTGCTGAGGGCACAGCAGAAACTGCAGAACCACAGTCCAAAGAGCAAGAACCAACTTCAACAGATGAAGGGGCAACAGCAGCAGAGGTGACAGCTCCAGAAGTCACACCTGGAGAGACAATGTCTGGAGATGCTGTACCTGCAGAGATTGCAGGAGGTGAAAAGGAAAAGACTGAAGAAGGAACAAGGGATCAGGCTGCTCCAGGTGCTGAGGAGACCCAAGCTGGTGGTAAATTAATATTGTAAAGTAAAATTCTTAAGAAAATTTGTGAGTCATTCACAATTGTTTTAATTGTATCAGAGCCCTTTACACAGTGGTTTACATCAAGTGTCAGGAgttaaacatatattttttacacagttttgaatatttccaTGTAGTATAGTTTCATGATGCAACATTTTCCTACTTTGCTTTGTGTTTAATGGATGTccactattttgtttttcttctgcATCATGGGGATAATATTGATGAGGTaatgtgatgaaaataataatataacaagTAAATGATGATTGGAAAGGGATTGAGGAGTTGGGTCTAAAGTATTCTTGAGTATTGAAAAGATGCATAGATGTAGTGAAagatcttttttaaaaatcatatttggaTGAATCAAGTACAGAGATCTACAACTTACCATTGAAGATTGATCAGTCTCCTGACAGTGAAATGGAAATACAGTAATACACTTGCAAAAGATATTGCTCAACATGTCTATTCATTGCACATGTTTATGTGAAACTAATGAGAAGAGCAACATTATTCTTTCCTTTTGCAGAAGACAAATTGGATGAGCTCACATCAGCAAAAGATAGAGCTACTCTACAACCCACAACAGCCAATACATTGACAGGTCGTTCTACTAGTGTGTCATTCCATGAAGATGCTATCAAGCTCAAAGAGGAGAAGGCAGATAGTGAAGGTGAGATGAGGAATTATGTTTGAAGTGTGAAGGACCTATTCAATACTTGAATATTCAGAGTCTTCTTAATCATTTGAATATGGACAGTTCTCTATGGTTTCCCTAGTATTAGACCTatggtgtgtacatgtatgacatctCAGTAGTAGACAGGCTAACATATGAGAATAAAACTCAGTCTCAGAAGAATGTTTTCCCCAAGATGGCTCAGTGGCTTTCATACTGTCAAATCAAGTTTTCTTAACCCCTTGTTTCATCTTGTCCCCTCCAAGAAATTATGTTTTAGTTGCCATACACTAGATACAATTTAAAAACATGACACTCAATGTTTctgttcaaactttttttgaatttttgtattatgattattttgcatCGAGATATTAATGAAATTAGCTCTCTTCTGTTCTTTTATTAATCGgttcaaatgaataaataacaagGAATAAATTTTCCATATTCTAAACAAACAGACCGCCCCAAGACTCCAGTGAAGACCCCAACTGTCCGCAGTGGTTCAAGGTCAGGCAGTGCTTTTGATGAGAGTGCTCTCAACTCATCCCAGTTTGTCCAACTGGTAGAATTATTCCTAGGTGAAGATTCTCCTCAGTATGTTGTTGATGCCCTAGTGAAGTTCATTACAGATGGCTATGTTGAGACTGAACAGGAGAAATTCCTTCGATTACAACAGGtttgtaatttcataaattcTCTCTGATTTTATATCAGACAATTGATTTTGtgtaatattgtattatttgtgAGTGGACTAATTTGTATTTACAGGGTTCCAGTAGATAATTGAGATGAAACACTGGTTATGTAATTTTCATGTTATGAGTTTTCTGTTACTGTGCTTTGTAAAACGATGcttcaaagaaaatttacatttttataattAGCAGTATAAGTATTTTAGATCTGAATCAGTCTTTAATTTTGCTTGAAAATACTGTTGATGTGTAAGCTGTCCAGCACTTCTTCCTTCCCTTCTCAAATAAAAAGTGTATTTTACTTAAATAGCACTCCTCATATTTTGCTTATCCtattttaaaatcattgaatgCACTGAATATGCAATTATTATTTGCCAGCATTAAATTTGCAATGCAATATCTGTGATGCACGGGCACAATACAGGGTGTAGCTGATTTCTGTAAGAGCATAACAAGTTTTTGTGTCACAGATGTATCACAAATCTAAAggcatttttaaaaagaagtaaGTAAGTAGGTCAATTACATGGAAGTAGAAAACATCTAATTTATCCAAACCATTGATTGACCTTAATTTTACTGTTAATTCATTATGTCCTTAGGCAAGACGGGAGGCACAGTCTGCCAAACGACGTCAAATGGTGGATCAGCTCTTTGACAAGTGGGATAATGATGGATCAGGTTACCTTGATCTTGAGGAATTTCATTCTATCATGGCTAAGTTCAAAGACAACATGGAATCCAGAATCATGGCTAAAGGTATGTCACGTTTGGGGGACCTCTACACAATTTCTGTTCTAATTTGCCGAGTCAAATTTTCACTGATAATACATTTAATGAAACATTTCTATGGATATATATAAGGTTTATCTCTGATTCATCTAAAACAAGTACAGCATGTCTACTTTAATATAGTTAGACAATTAGGAAATTATCATATTAATTTAATTGAGGAAGCTGATGATGAGGGCTTGCTAGTGATCTTAGGCATTGTCTTGATTTACGTTTTTCTAGCTTTTCCTTGAGGAATACTGTAATCGCACCTAACATTTTCAGCAGTGtacatatagaaaaaaattgtaccTCAATAGAAAGTATTGATTGTACAGTACAGATCGAATTCAATGTGATGACTTTtcaaa is a window of Lytechinus variegatus isolate NC3 chromosome 2, Lvar_3.0, whole genome shotgun sequence DNA encoding:
- the LOC121409105 gene encoding EF-hand calcium-binding domain-containing protein 5-like isoform X4 — translated: MAEVQAVSPAGSRSFIEPRPPSQSGSRSSSRVGFTEGAHSRHSSGRIKYVPSHRPTSNARSTPSSSERPPSVRSLREKKDLNEYLSPIVKTAVRRWKRFHEQKVIERFKERRESKKQRVKDIKEEKKRLARRIPIDTLAVEWLNKNELTVDARAYLLDKLLPTLILGIEKLLMEAERRDLTEKNEANPNFNPLNYLAQYLMRNNPRYSNFPEASPYIRGMQEVTDELKQFVFSFEDNRLARVKAETRRKREHIERTEALKTQEKSRRSAHIRRHYKDWLLDPEGLVEQRAIQNSLTSFKEVLENLPEEFKKASSFLTELEKLDASEEQFNEEDFAQYLKNYVLKLAPELYDALMGHMAQCALAYRHAAVLEARRDILMSLFSDIDHADVGILNRHRVLGLFENFWENVPWSLKRHLRNPRKWPVIELTETDDTESLISEGSSISSVKSSMKESEPTAPSEGTVQEETTGEVGAAPVVDGGEAPEEGIKDEVKQDDGPTVGEGEGSKSEGVAPGGEGVTTGGEGVAPGGEGVAPSGEGVAPSEMDATVNGEGVATGDEGSKESVEKEGGEDTKEGEATLVDENNAKEATDNSNKETADDTNTRVEENKDSETQDSAEQQVESEPAKEESASGAGTGSDDKPVETTEGKETTKPEEATEVTAKEDTPRAEEASSAEEEKMKDGGGDEVLMATETVIQENLVPDDAQKPVEESEQAEKTAEPVKSEDPAAPVAETAEGTAETAEPQSKEQEPTSTDEGATAAEVTAPEVTPGETMSGDAVPAEIAGGEKEKTEEGTRDQAAPGAEETQAGEDKLDELTSAKDRATLQPTTANTLTGRSTSVSFHEDAIKLKEEKADSEDRPKTPVKTPTVRSGSRSGSAFDESALNSSQFVQLVELFLGEDSPQYVVDALVKFITDGYVETEQEKFLRLQQARREAQSAKRRQMVDQLFDKWDNDGSGYLDLEEFHSIMAKFKDNMESRIMAKAKQKLEKEELDNRLSKPEFKAYIEAVCSLLPGGPDNFDPLIDFLMTSVERSYEERIRGQARKKWLASIIQAAETSAGSMQPVYKSVFNSLYKDADQHGRGKRISANIGLLERNDITPGRGLTCLRYVAATPDDAGFMLNKILFRDMKGISFSSIDSGKPIHVPRVQNHGNIMFWNPERADEKWDDEDFQPSFLEEDRQGSFLVIPLKDFRKRVFGLMGIDTLNDPHDKSIFITHEISFFQGVAKAFATAYQYVDVRRKTLRIAESAVSWIHRRSPHVQEINVFMVEPDDKIDDFVLRRMITTDKKGTITVHDRPPRLERKENLFRDYLFKTVDNSETVTADAYGQRHLAFPLRDTDGRCVALVDLSIGELKQLPGHENKEVQRMLKLLQAAHKEVSQESAGGDRKIVLEAEKGSDESRIDIMFDRIMLTDLRNTVSKLNAQAFAELKSYKDPPKVIHSILVSVLALFYRDKYEEGELDAWNTCKQFVNPELIKKIEEFDPTAEHIPGIVGMISGHLKDVPHGAVAKHGSLPAQNLYNWAFVCLSLLEHTSKMTRHKPPGVAPPPGTAASGEVRTVEQ
- the LOC121409105 gene encoding EF-hand calcium-binding domain-containing protein 5-like isoform X2, which translates into the protein MAEVQAVSPAGSRSFIEPRPPSQSGSRSSSRVGFTEGAHSRHSSGRIKYVPSHRPTSNARSTPSSSERPPSVRSLREKKDLNEYLSPIVKTAVRRWKRFHEQKVIERFKERRESKKQRVKDIKEEKKRLARRIPIDTLAVEWLNKNELTVDARAYLLDKLLPTLILGIEKLLMEAERRDLTEKNEANPNFNPLNYLAQYLMRNNPRYSNFPEASPYIRGMQEVTDELKQFVFSFEDNRLARVKAETRRKREHIERTEALKTQEKSRRSAHIRRHYKDWLLDPEGLVEQRAIQNSLTSFKEVLENLPEEFKKASSFLTELEKLDASEEQFNEEDFAQYLKNYVLKLAPELYDALMGHMAQCALAYRHAAVLEARRDILMSLFSDIDHADVGILNRHRVLGLFENFWENVPWSLKRHLRNPRKWPVIELTETDDTESLISEGSSISSVKSSMKESEPTAPSEGTVQEETTGEVGAAPVVDGGEAPEEGIKDEVKQDDGPTVGEGEGSKSEGVAPGGEGVTTGGEGVAPGGEGVAPSGEGVAPSEMDATVNGEGVATGDEGSKESVEKEGGEDTKEGEATLVDENNAKEATDNSNKETADDTNTRVEENKDSETQDSAEQQVESEPAKEESASGAGTGSDDKPVETTEGKETTKPEEATEVTAKEDTPRAEEASSAEEEKMKDGGGDEVLMATETVIQENLVPDDAQKPVEESEQAEKTAEPVKSEDPAAPVAETAEGTAETAEPQSKEQEPTSTDEGATAAEVTAPEVTPGETMSGDAVPAEIAGGEKEKTEEGTRDQAAPGAEETQAGEDKLDELTSAKDRATLQPTTANTLTGRSTSVSFHEDAIKLKEEKADSEDRPKTPVKTPTVRSGSRSGSAFDESALNSSQFVQLVELFLGEDSPQYVVDALVKFITDGYVETEQEKFLRLQQARREAQSAKRRQMVDQLFDKWDNDGSGYLDLEEFHSIMAKFKDNMESRIMAKAKQKLEKEELDNRLSKPEFKAYIEAVCSLLPGGPDNFDPLIDFLMTSVERSYEERIRGQARKKWLASIIQAAETSAGSMQPVYKSVFNSLYKDADQHGRGKRISANIGLLERNDITPGRGLTCLRYVAATPDDAGFMLNKILFRDMKGISFSSIDSGKPIHVPRVQNHGNIMFWNPERADELPEKYKKISIDDYDPARDRQGSFLVIPLKDFRKRVFGLMGIDTLNDPHDKSIFITHEISFFQGVAKAFATAYQYVDVRRKTLRIAESAVSWIHRRSPHVQEINVFMVEPDDKIDDFVLRRMITTDKKGTITVHDRPPRLERKENLFRDYLFKTVDNSETVTADAYGQRHLAFPLRDTDGRCVALVDLSIGELKQLPGHENKEVQRMLKLLQAAHKEVSQESAGGDRKIVLEAEKGSDESRIDIMFDRIMLTDLRNTVSKLNAQAFAELKSYKDPPKVIHSILVSVLALFYRDKYEEGELDAWNTCKQFVNPELIKKIEEFDPTAEHIPGIVGMISGHLKDVPHGAVAKHGSLPAQNLYNWAFVCLSLLEHTSKMTRHKPPGVAPPPGTAASGEVRTVEQ